One genomic segment of Oenanthe melanoleuca isolate GR-GAL-2019-014 chromosome 5, OMel1.0, whole genome shotgun sequence includes these proteins:
- the FCF1 gene encoding rRNA-processing protein FCF1 homolog codes for MGKQKKARKYAVMKRMISLRDERIKEKDRAKAPVKKKEDPSAIKEREVPQHPSCLFFQYNTQLGPPYHILVDTNFINFSIKAKLDLVQSMMDCLYAKCIPCITDCVMGEIEKLGQKYRVALRIAKDPRFERLPCMHKGTYADDCLVQRVTQHKCYIVATVDKELKRRIRKIPGVPIMYISRHRYNIERMPDDYGAPRF; via the exons ATG GGCAAGCAGAAGAAGGCGCGGAAGTACGCGGTCATGAAGCGCATGATCAGCCTCCGGGATGAGCGCAT TAAAGAGAAGGATCGCGCAAAAGCCCCCGTGAAGAAGAAGGAGGACCCGAGTGCCATCAAAGAGCGGGAGGT CCCCCAGCATCCCTCTTGCTTGTTCTTCCAGTATAATACACAGCTGGGCCCCCCTTACCACATCCTGGTTGACACTAACTTCATCAACTTCTCCATCAAGGCCAAACTGGACCTAGTACAGTCGATGATGGACTGTCTCTATGCCAAGT GTATTCCATGTATCACAGATTGTGTGATGGGTGAAATCGAGAAGTTAGGACAGAAGTACCGTGTGGCATTAAG AATTGCCAAGGACCCTCGGTTTGAACGCTTGCCATGTATGCACAAAGGCACCTACGCCGATGACTGCTTGGTGCAGAGGGTCACTCAG CACAAATGTTACATTGTGGCCACAGTGGATAAAGAGCTCAAGCGGAGAATACGAAAAATCCCTGGAGTGCCTATAATGTATATTTCCAGGCACAG gTACAATATTGAGAGGATGCCAGATGATTATGGAGCTCCTCGATTCTAA